One window of Gemmatimonadaceae bacterium genomic DNA carries:
- a CDS encoding sugar phosphate isomerase/epimerase, with the protein MQSPRAVKLPLASALIFALAACGKPPAPPADSTAIATSPASVAGDFRAPLGVQLWSFRTLSKDVPAMLATVRGMGFTHVETAGLYGKSRTEFVEAVRTAGLTATSMHVGYDDLKNHPDSVIADAKALGAQYVGIAWYPHDSTGFTLANARQAVQDFNAFGKTLKAAGLTFFYHNHGYEPVPHGDGTLLDLIITETDPSLVSFEMDVLWTWLPGQDPVGLIRKYPGRFKLMHIKDMKPGLPRGSLAGGIADSLKAPIGAGQVDWPALLQAAERDGFTQFYVEDETTDPVHNAPLSITYLRGMKYR; encoded by the coding sequence ATGCAGTCGCCCCGTGCCGTGAAGCTCCCGCTCGCCAGCGCCCTGATCTTCGCGCTGGCCGCCTGCGGCAAGCCACCCGCACCGCCGGCCGATTCCACGGCCATCGCCACGTCGCCGGCCAGCGTGGCCGGTGACTTCCGGGCGCCGCTCGGGGTCCAGTTGTGGAGCTTCCGCACACTCTCCAAGGACGTCCCGGCGATGCTGGCGACGGTCCGCGGCATGGGCTTCACCCACGTCGAGACAGCGGGCCTCTACGGCAAGTCGCGCACGGAATTCGTCGAGGCCGTGCGCACGGCCGGCCTCACGGCGACCTCCATGCACGTCGGGTACGACGACCTGAAGAACCATCCCGACAGCGTGATCGCCGACGCCAAGGCACTCGGCGCACAGTACGTCGGCATCGCCTGGTACCCGCACGACTCGACCGGCTTCACGCTCGCCAACGCGCGCCAGGCCGTGCAGGACTTCAACGCCTTCGGGAAGACCCTGAAGGCCGCCGGGCTCACGTTCTTCTACCACAACCACGGCTACGAGCCGGTGCCGCATGGGGACGGCACGTTGCTCGACCTCATCATCACGGAGACCGATCCGTCGCTGGTGAGCTTCGAGATGGACGTGCTCTGGACGTGGCTGCCCGGCCAGGACCCCGTGGGGCTGATCCGCAAGTACCCGGGGCGCTTCAAGCTGATGCACATCAAGGACATGAAGCCCGGCCTGCCCCGCGGCTCACTGGCCGGCGGGATCGCAGACTCGCTGAAGGCGCCGATCGGTGCCGGCCAGGTGGACTGGCCCGCACTGCTGCAGGCCGCGGAGCGCGACGGATTCACGCAATTCTACGTCGAGGACGAAACCACCGACCCGGTGCACAACGCCCCGCTGAGCATCACGTATCTCCGCGGCATGAAGTACCGGTAA
- a CDS encoding CbbQ/NirQ/NorQ/GpvN family protein has product MAEAPYYLPTGAEVGVFEACHRRGMPVMLKGPTGCGKTRFVEYMAWKLGRPLVTVACHDDLSATDLTGRYLIRGGETVWVDGPLAVAARTGAICYLDEIVEARQDTIVVIHPLSDDRRVLPVEKTGETVQAAPGFQLVISFNPGYQHAIKTLKPSTRQRFVALEFDYPEAAREVEIVMHESGVPRKVAANLVQLAQRVRRLRDQGLAEVPGTRLLVATARLVAGGVPLADACRAAFVAPLTDDADLLAAIDDLVAASL; this is encoded by the coding sequence ATGGCTGAGGCGCCCTACTACCTGCCGACCGGCGCCGAGGTCGGCGTGTTCGAGGCATGCCACCGGCGCGGGATGCCGGTGATGCTCAAGGGGCCGACGGGGTGCGGCAAGACCCGCTTCGTCGAATACATGGCGTGGAAGCTGGGGCGTCCCCTCGTGACGGTCGCCTGCCACGACGATCTCTCCGCCACCGACCTGACGGGCCGATACCTGATCCGCGGCGGCGAGACGGTGTGGGTCGATGGGCCGCTGGCCGTCGCCGCGCGCACCGGTGCCATCTGCTACCTCGACGAGATCGTGGAGGCACGGCAGGACACCATCGTCGTGATCCACCCCCTCAGCGACGACCGGCGCGTCCTGCCGGTCGAGAAGACCGGTGAGACGGTGCAGGCCGCGCCCGGCTTTCAGCTGGTGATCTCCTTCAACCCGGGCTACCAGCACGCGATCAAGACGCTCAAGCCGAGCACCCGCCAGCGGTTCGTGGCGCTGGAGTTCGACTACCCGGAGGCGGCGCGTGAGGTCGAGATCGTCATGCACGAGAGCGGCGTCCCGCGGAAGGTCGCCGCGAACCTGGTCCAGCTCGCACAGCGGGTGCGCCGCCTGCGCGACCAGGGCCTGGCCGAGGTGCCGGGCACGCGACTCCTCGTGGCGACGGCTCGGCTCGTCGCCGGAGGTGTGCCCCTGGCGGATGCGTGCCGCGCCGCGTTCGTCGCGCCGCTGACCGACGATGCCGACCTGCTGGCCGCCATCGACGACCTCGTGGCAGCGTCACTGTAG
- a CDS encoding VWA domain-containing protein, translated as MAPRGRSGTAGRFWWRVKGFAARHRERLAPATTATSDTTELDDLRRRLELMLFALHGRAVSIHDAPTPESSMLDRVKRNLVPRHLRDDPIAWTDGDMVLLPPRLRDPRGDPAGGVAQYRLLALVQAERIVRGTASVLPALAEPLERDLFLLRESMAVEARLTRDIGGLAEPLAHARRAALSARPPLGALTATERGVEAMVREALDPQAAEHDPALADSTPADSLAWARVMSTSLSGAYLGLAPVAHWGGVKGSVQAPASDDDPPGRDENAPRGGMLPLETRTGDPHRDGRESDRDDPTTEGDASTDERSALATKRASDPASDDAEATESRGAADAALLQPNDERPPPREPHGSPGDAEPGVQYPEWDLSEGRYRRNAVTVRERVAEEADTTWASDTLRRNAPMVRRIRERFEPLRAQRIRLGQQRDGEELDLQACVQAIVDARTGHTPSDRIYTSVRPARRAMTICLLVDVSASTRFPVPTGQRIIDVEREAVLLASEAFDALGDDYALLTFSSRGARDVRVQTLKDFRERNGSAVHRRIGGIEPGDNTRLGAAVRHAAARLVQQPLGRRLLLILSDGRPNDFDGYHEAAGVEDSRQAIHEARAAGVFPFCITIDQQDGPEYLPRIFGPSGYTVLREPEQLPLALVRVVRQLLVR; from the coding sequence GTGGCGCCACGCGGGCGCTCCGGCACCGCGGGCCGCTTCTGGTGGCGCGTCAAGGGTTTCGCTGCCCGACACCGCGAACGCCTCGCGCCGGCGACGACCGCGACGAGCGACACGACGGAGCTCGATGACCTTCGGCGGCGGCTGGAGCTCATGCTCTTCGCACTCCACGGGCGCGCCGTCAGCATCCACGATGCGCCGACGCCCGAGTCGTCCATGCTGGACCGCGTCAAGCGGAACCTCGTGCCGCGACACCTGCGCGACGATCCCATCGCGTGGACCGACGGCGACATGGTGCTGCTCCCGCCGCGGCTCCGCGATCCGCGCGGTGATCCCGCCGGCGGCGTCGCCCAATACCGGCTGCTGGCACTGGTGCAGGCGGAGCGGATCGTGCGCGGCACGGCGAGTGTGCTGCCCGCGCTCGCGGAACCGCTCGAGCGTGATCTCTTCCTGTTGCGCGAATCCATGGCGGTCGAGGCGCGACTCACGCGCGACATCGGCGGCCTGGCCGAGCCCCTCGCGCACGCGCGCCGCGCCGCGCTGAGTGCACGCCCGCCGCTCGGTGCCCTCACCGCGACCGAGCGCGGCGTCGAAGCGATGGTGCGCGAGGCGCTCGACCCGCAGGCGGCGGAGCACGATCCGGCGCTCGCCGACAGCACGCCGGCCGACTCGCTCGCCTGGGCGCGCGTCATGAGCACCTCGCTCAGCGGAGCCTACCTCGGCCTCGCGCCGGTGGCGCACTGGGGTGGGGTCAAGGGTTCGGTGCAGGCGCCTGCCTCGGACGACGACCCGCCGGGCCGCGACGAGAACGCACCACGCGGCGGCATGCTGCCGCTCGAGACGCGAACGGGAGACCCGCACCGCGACGGCCGTGAGAGCGACCGCGACGACCCGACGACCGAGGGCGACGCGAGCACCGACGAGCGCAGCGCGCTCGCGACGAAGCGCGCGTCCGACCCGGCCAGCGACGACGCGGAGGCGACCGAGTCGCGGGGCGCAGCTGATGCAGCGTTGCTGCAACCGAACGACGAGCGCCCGCCACCGCGCGAGCCCCACGGATCGCCGGGCGATGCGGAGCCGGGCGTCCAGTATCCCGAGTGGGACCTCAGCGAGGGACGGTATCGTCGGAACGCGGTCACGGTGCGCGAACGCGTCGCGGAGGAGGCGGACACCACCTGGGCCAGCGACACGCTGCGCCGGAACGCACCGATGGTCCGCCGCATCCGCGAACGCTTCGAGCCGCTGCGCGCGCAGCGGATCCGGCTCGGCCAGCAGCGCGATGGCGAGGAGCTCGACCTCCAGGCGTGCGTGCAAGCCATCGTCGACGCGCGGACCGGGCACACACCCAGTGACCGCATCTACACGTCCGTGCGGCCCGCGCGTCGCGCCATGACCATCTGCCTCCTCGTCGACGTCAGCGCCTCGACCAGGTTTCCCGTTCCCACCGGGCAGCGCATCATCGACGTCGAGCGCGAAGCGGTGCTGCTTGCCAGCGAGGCATTCGACGCCCTCGGCGACGACTACGCGCTGCTGACCTTCTCGAGCCGCGGGGCGCGAGACGTTCGCGTCCAGACGCTCAAGGACTTCCGCGAGCGCAACGGGTCCGCCGTGCACCGGCGCATCGGCGGGATCGAGCCGGGCGACAACACGCGCCTCGGTGCGGCGGTGCGGCATGCGGCCGCACGCCTCGTGCAGCAGCCCCTCGGACGGCGGTTGCTGCTCATCCTCTCCGACGGCCGCCCCAACGATTTCGACGGCTATCATGAGGCCGCCGGCGTCGAGGATTCACGTCAGGCGATCCACGAGGCGCGGGCGGCTGGCGTCTTTCCGTTCTGCATCACCATCGACCAGCAGGACGGTCCGGAGTATCTCCCCCGCATCTTCGGCCCCAGCGGGTACACCGTGCTGCGCGAGCCTGAGCAGCTGCCGCTGGCGTTGGTGCGTGTGGTGCGGCAGCTGCTGGTGCGGTAG
- the arsA gene encoding arsenical pump-driving ATPase codes for MTTISTTRAGRVGVPAPAAPTAPWVGHTTRHLFFTGKGGVGKTTVASATALRLAEAGRRTLIVSTDPASNLDDVFAMKAGTTPTPVPCVPTLWIMNLDPEAAAATYREKMVGPYRGVLPDAAVRSMEEQLSGACTVEIAAFNEFTALLADPALTRDFERVIFDTAPTGHTLRLLSLPSAWSGFLATSSSGASCLGPLAGLEEHKAQYAATVVALGDPTSTTVVLLTRPDVSALREAARAGGELAALGISNQRLVINGVLTGDADGDAVASTFIARQRRAVAAMPAALRGLPSADIPLIASNLTGVNALRAFARAAESTVDAESASLRQTVDTPISLRAIDGDAFAGFGSLEALIARIAADGHGVVMTMGKGGVGKTTLAATLALALARAGHRVHLSTTDPAAHIAAAVGDAAVAGLTVSRIDPVAETASYAAEVIATANEAARVVGGLDAGEQALLEEDLRSPCTEEIAVFRAFARTVAEAEGAFVVLDTAPTGHTLLLLDAAEAYHREIARTAAMQVPEAVRALLPRLRDPVYTKMLLVTLAEATPVHEASRLQEDLRRAGIEPFGWVVNASLSASGTRHPLLAARAALEAPHLARIRRELAGQAWVVPWRANS; via the coding sequence ATGACTACCATCAGCACGACGCGCGCAGGCAGAGTGGGCGTGCCTGCACCGGCAGCACCCACCGCGCCGTGGGTCGGGCACACGACGCGCCACCTGTTCTTCACCGGCAAGGGCGGTGTGGGCAAGACGACCGTGGCCAGCGCGACGGCGCTGCGCTTGGCCGAAGCCGGACGCCGGACGCTCATTGTCAGCACCGACCCGGCGTCCAATCTCGACGACGTCTTCGCCATGAAAGCGGGTACCACGCCGACGCCGGTGCCCTGTGTGCCAACGCTCTGGATCATGAACCTCGATCCCGAAGCGGCGGCTGCGACCTACCGCGAGAAGATGGTGGGTCCGTACCGCGGCGTGCTGCCTGACGCCGCCGTGCGCAGCATGGAGGAACAACTCTCCGGCGCATGCACGGTCGAGATCGCGGCGTTCAACGAATTCACTGCGTTGCTCGCCGATCCGGCACTGACGCGCGACTTCGAGCGCGTGATCTTCGACACGGCACCGACGGGCCACACGTTGCGCCTGCTCAGTCTTCCGTCGGCGTGGAGCGGATTCCTGGCAACGTCGAGCAGTGGTGCGAGCTGCCTTGGTCCGCTGGCCGGCCTCGAGGAGCACAAGGCGCAGTATGCGGCGACGGTGGTGGCGCTTGGCGATCCGACGTCGACGACCGTCGTGCTCCTGACGCGTCCCGACGTGAGTGCATTGCGGGAAGCGGCGCGTGCGGGTGGTGAACTCGCCGCGCTCGGTATCAGCAATCAGCGCCTCGTCATCAACGGCGTGCTCACGGGCGATGCCGATGGTGATGCCGTCGCGTCGACGTTCATCGCGCGGCAGCGGAGAGCCGTGGCCGCGATGCCGGCGGCGCTGCGTGGCTTGCCGAGTGCGGACATCCCGCTCATCGCGAGCAACCTGACCGGCGTGAATGCGCTGCGTGCGTTTGCGCGGGCGGCCGAGAGTACGGTCGATGCCGAGAGTGCATCACTGCGCCAGACCGTCGACACACCGATCTCGCTGCGCGCCATCGACGGCGACGCGTTTGCTGGATTCGGCTCGCTGGAGGCACTCATCGCACGCATCGCCGCCGACGGACACGGTGTGGTGATGACGATGGGGAAGGGTGGGGTCGGCAAGACGACGCTCGCCGCGACGCTGGCCCTCGCGCTGGCACGTGCGGGGCATCGTGTGCACCTCTCCACCACCGATCCCGCGGCGCACATCGCGGCCGCCGTTGGGGACGCGGCGGTTGCGGGGCTGACGGTGAGTCGCATTGACCCGGTGGCCGAGACGGCGTCGTACGCGGCCGAGGTGATTGCGACGGCGAACGAGGCGGCGCGCGTGGTCGGCGGACTGGATGCGGGGGAGCAGGCGTTGCTGGAGGAAGACCTGCGGTCACCGTGCACGGAGGAGATCGCGGTGTTCCGCGCGTTCGCGCGCACGGTGGCGGAAGCGGAGGGTGCGTTCGTGGTGCTCGACACGGCGCCCACCGGACACACGTTGCTGCTGCTCGACGCGGCGGAGGCGTACCATCGCGAGATCGCGCGTACGGCGGCGATGCAGGTACCTGAGGCGGTGCGCGCGCTGCTGCCGCGGCTGCGTGATCCGGTCTACACGAAGATGCTGCTCGTCACGCTGGCCGAGGCGACGCCGGTGCACGAGGCGTCGCGGTTGCAGGAGGATCTGCGGCGCGCGGGGATCGAGCCGTTCGGGTGGGTGGTGAATGCGAGCCTGTCGGCAAGTGGGACGCGGCATCCGCTGCTGGCGGCGCGGGCTGCGCTCGAGGCGCCGCACCTGGCGCGGATCCGGCGGGAGTTAGCGGGTCAGGCGTGGGTGGTGCCGTGGCGCGCAAATAGCTGA
- the arsD gene encoding arsenite efflux transporter metallochaperone ArsD, with protein MARSLPLQDDTSDTVAISAPTAEFPMTGTVAVFDPAMCCETGLCGPGVDPELLRIARDLRWLSAQGVTVVRKGLSQEPQAFVASARVQGLMQAFGDGALPAVLVDDAVLTYGRYPTRDELVAKLTPAPVADAGGSCCAPGSGCC; from the coding sequence ATGGCTCGCTCGCTTCCTCTGCAGGACGACACGTCGGACACCGTCGCTATCTCAGCGCCGACGGCGGAATTCCCGATGACCGGCACCGTGGCCGTCTTCGACCCGGCGATGTGCTGCGAGACCGGGTTGTGCGGCCCCGGCGTCGACCCGGAACTCCTGCGCATCGCCCGTGACCTGCGCTGGTTGAGCGCTCAAGGCGTCACGGTGGTCCGGAAGGGGCTGAGCCAGGAGCCGCAGGCCTTCGTCGCCAGCGCGCGAGTACAGGGCCTGATGCAGGCATTCGGCGATGGCGCTCTGCCGGCGGTGCTCGTCGATGACGCGGTGCTGACGTACGGCCGCTATCCGACGCGCGATGAGCTCGTGGCCAAGTTGACGCCGGCGCCGGTCGCGGACGCGGGCGGGTCGTGCTGCGCGCCCGGCTCAGGCTGCTGCTGA
- a CDS encoding winged helix-turn-helix transcriptional regulator: MTACAIPETAGAPDTGADLDDLDALFKGFADPTRIRVMNLLVAGELCVCDIVEILALPQPAVSRHLAYLRRAGLVEATREWKFAHYRLAEPRHAVHRNMLNCVRTCFTGVTALDAERARAQARVAERTATPC, from the coding sequence ATGACCGCCTGCGCAATTCCAGAGACCGCCGGCGCGCCCGACACCGGCGCGGACCTCGACGACCTCGACGCGCTCTTCAAGGGCTTCGCCGACCCGACCCGCATTCGCGTCATGAACCTGCTGGTCGCCGGCGAACTGTGCGTGTGCGACATCGTCGAGATACTCGCGCTGCCGCAGCCGGCGGTGTCTCGGCATCTGGCGTACCTGCGCCGCGCGGGCCTCGTCGAGGCCACGCGCGAGTGGAAGTTCGCGCATTATCGCCTCGCAGAGCCGCGGCATGCGGTGCATCGCAACATGCTGAACTGCGTGCGCACCTGCTTCACCGGCGTCACCGCGCTCGATGCCGAGCGCGCGCGAGCCCAGGCACGAGTCGCCGAGCGCACCGCAACGCCCTGCTGA
- the arsB gene encoding ACR3 family arsenite efflux transporter — protein sequence MRRLSTLDRFLPLWIFAAMALGLLLGRINPTLGATLDRVQLNGVSVPIAIGLLWMMYPVLAKVKYETIGAHVRDTKLLGTSLLLNWVIGPVLMLGLAWLFLPDLPAYRNGLVLIGLARCIAMVLIWNSLACGSGELAAVLVALNSVFQILTYSVLGYLFLTVIPGWFGANTAALNISMGQIATSVGIFLGVPLVAGYLTRKVLLKAKGAAWYDGVFMPKFGPTALLGLLYTIVLMFAMQGNRIVTQPMDVVRIAIPMLVYFGVMFGVAFWLSLRLGFNYETTASLSFTAAGNNFELAIAVAVATFGITSGEALAAVIGPLIEVPALVGLVYASLWARRRYFPATPAV from the coding sequence CTGCGCCGCCTCTCGACGCTCGACCGCTTCCTGCCGCTCTGGATCTTCGCCGCGATGGCGCTCGGCCTGCTCCTCGGCCGCATCAACCCCACGCTTGGCGCGACACTCGACCGCGTGCAGCTCAACGGCGTCTCCGTGCCGATTGCCATCGGCCTGCTCTGGATGATGTATCCCGTGTTGGCGAAGGTGAAGTACGAAACCATCGGCGCGCATGTGCGCGACACGAAGCTGCTCGGCACCTCACTGCTGCTGAATTGGGTCATCGGCCCCGTGCTGATGCTCGGCCTCGCATGGCTGTTCCTGCCTGACCTGCCCGCGTATCGCAATGGCCTGGTGCTGATCGGCCTCGCGCGCTGTATCGCGATGGTGCTGATCTGGAATTCGCTCGCCTGCGGGTCAGGTGAATTGGCTGCGGTGCTGGTGGCGCTGAACTCCGTGTTTCAGATCCTCACGTACTCGGTGCTGGGCTATCTCTTCCTGACGGTCATCCCGGGCTGGTTTGGTGCCAATACGGCGGCGCTCAACATCTCGATGGGACAGATCGCGACCAGCGTCGGCATTTTTCTCGGTGTGCCGCTGGTCGCCGGCTATCTCACGCGGAAGGTGCTGCTGAAGGCGAAAGGAGCCGCGTGGTACGACGGCGTGTTCATGCCGAAGTTCGGACCCACCGCGCTGCTTGGGCTGCTCTACACCATCGTGCTGATGTTTGCGATGCAGGGCAACCGCATCGTGACGCAGCCGATGGACGTGGTGCGCATCGCGATCCCGATGCTGGTGTACTTCGGCGTGATGTTCGGTGTGGCGTTCTGGCTGTCGCTGCGACTCGGCTTCAACTACGAGACCACCGCCTCGCTATCGTTCACCGCCGCGGGCAACAACTTCGAGCTGGCCATCGCGGTCGCCGTCGCGACGTTCGGCATCACGTCAGGCGAGGCGCTCGCGGCCGTGATCGGCCCGCTGATCGAGGTGCCGGCACTGGTTGGCCTCGTGTACGCCTCGCTGTGGGCGCGCCGTCGCTACTTCCCTGCAACACCGGCGGTATGA
- a CDS encoding metallophosphoesterase family protein, giving the protein MRYALISDIHANLHALDAVLADIDRRGDTDATFHLGDLVGYSSNPNEVVQRLVARGISGIAGNYDSTVATDYKHCGCKSETPRQEELAHISYEYTRGAVTAETKRVLGSLPFSMDIRPNGGHASGPRLVLVHGTPTLNTLYWTEDRPDDFCLKMAASVNLKPGDVIAFGHTHKPWHREVEGIHFINTGSVGRPKDGDWRAGYVRLELGTGAATVEFVRVEYDVEAAARGVIAAGLPEEFADFLRSGGKPAVQV; this is encoded by the coding sequence ATGCGCTACGCCCTCATCTCCGACATCCACGCGAACCTGCACGCCCTGGACGCCGTGCTGGCCGACATCGACCGTCGCGGTGACACCGACGCCACGTTCCATCTCGGGGATCTGGTCGGCTACTCGTCGAACCCGAACGAGGTCGTCCAGCGCCTCGTCGCGCGCGGCATCAGCGGCATCGCTGGCAACTACGACTCGACCGTGGCAACGGACTACAAGCACTGCGGCTGCAAGAGCGAGACGCCGCGACAGGAGGAGCTGGCGCACATCAGCTACGAGTACACGCGCGGCGCGGTGACCGCCGAGACGAAGCGCGTGCTGGGTTCCCTGCCCTTCTCGATGGACATCCGGCCGAACGGTGGCCATGCCTCCGGGCCACGGCTGGTGCTCGTGCATGGCACGCCGACGCTGAACACGCTGTACTGGACCGAGGATCGTCCGGATGACTTCTGCCTGAAGATGGCTGCGAGCGTGAACCTGAAGCCAGGCGACGTGATCGCGTTCGGGCACACGCACAAGCCGTGGCATCGCGAGGTGGAGGGGATCCACTTCATCAACACGGGCAGCGTGGGGCGGCCGAAGGATGGGGACTGGCGCGCGGGGTATGTGCGGCTGGAACTCGGGACCGGTGCGGCGACGGTGGAGTTCGTGCGCGTGGAGTACGACGTTGAGGCGGCGGCGCGCGGGGTGATCGCCGCGGGATTGCCGGAGGAGTTCGCGGACTTCCTGCGCAGCGGGGGCAAGCCGGCCGTCCAGGTCTGA